One Pseudomonas sp. MM213 genomic window, AAGGCCGACCCGATTCTCTACGAATCGCGCTCCCGCTCGCTGCGCATCTGCGGGGTGGTCACCACCCTGCGGCTGGAGAATCAGTTCTGGGACATCCTCAGCGAAATCGCCGAGGTCGACGGCATGACCACCAACCAGTTGATCGCCAAGCTGTATGAAGAGGTGATGGATTATCGCGGGGAAGTGGTGAATTTTGCTTCGTTCTTGCGGGTGAGTTGTACGCGGTATTTGTCGCAACGGCGGGTGCAGACGCCGGAGTTGTCAGTGGTTCGTGCTGCGGTGAAATAGCGTAGACCGTGTCGATCCATTCGCGGGCAAGCCTCGCTCCTACAGGGGAATGCGTTCCCCTGTGGGAGCGAGCCTGCTCGCGATGGGGCCGGTT contains:
- a CDS encoding ribbon-helix-helix domain-containing protein is translated as MCELYVKADPILYESRSRSLRICGVVTTLRLENQFWDILSEIAEVDGMTTNQLIAKLYEEVMDYRGEVVNFASFLRVSCTRYLSQRRVQTPELSVVRAAVK